In a genomic window of Cytobacillus sp. FSL H8-0458:
- a CDS encoding YqgU-like beta propeller domain-containing protein — translation MLNIADHRKFLFVSFILLLSLFLITGCVQPEKTEIEQNKDQEKEASEPSAPPDEAGDKSIKTIRIKEGEFQGANGWLSNDQIVYTVNDGAASRIYAYSLFSGEQELLYESSHPIASVTVSPAGKYILIRSSPGTYEAALTVIKSNGKVVWEENITGFDFAVEWNPYHEESILIASFTEDWDFTPYHIDIAKGTLAELNLREPFAKWWDSNHLIFLDWDSENPSLFAPLVKQSIAGNNETLVEEDIFQFDAARDRLMTITVPANQSDQALYTFMDNHFNKLSSFSVPHLTRFSDWLVPYYDWIPRGIITFQPLYSAESDMYAGGFQLISVDSETGDKEVLFEDMENAPLSCSPDGKACLTGFYLEELIMTGRKEVIRLVEQNE, via the coding sequence TTGTTAAACATTGCAGATCACAGGAAGTTTCTTTTTGTATCTTTTATTCTGCTGCTTTCATTATTTTTAATAACCGGCTGTGTACAGCCTGAGAAAACTGAGATAGAGCAGAATAAGGATCAGGAAAAGGAAGCTTCTGAACCTTCCGCACCACCTGATGAAGCCGGAGACAAGAGCATTAAGACTATCCGGATAAAAGAAGGGGAATTTCAGGGAGCAAATGGCTGGCTCAGCAATGATCAAATTGTTTACACTGTAAATGATGGCGCAGCTTCCAGGATTTATGCTTATAGCCTGTTTTCAGGCGAACAAGAGCTTCTCTATGAAAGTTCACACCCGATTGCATCTGTAACGGTAAGCCCAGCCGGCAAATACATATTGATTCGATCATCACCTGGAACCTATGAAGCAGCCTTAACGGTTATAAAATCAAATGGAAAAGTTGTCTGGGAGGAAAATATTACTGGCTTTGATTTTGCTGTTGAGTGGAACCCTTATCATGAAGAGTCTATATTAATTGCTTCATTTACTGAAGACTGGGATTTCACACCTTACCATATAGATATCGCAAAAGGTACATTAGCAGAATTAAACTTAAGGGAGCCTTTTGCTAAATGGTGGGATTCAAATCATCTTATTTTCCTTGATTGGGACAGTGAAAACCCGTCACTTTTCGCACCGCTCGTTAAGCAATCTATTGCTGGAAATAATGAAACCCTCGTTGAGGAAGACATTTTTCAATTCGATGCTGCCAGGGACAGGCTAATGACCATTACTGTGCCGGCAAATCAATCAGACCAGGCACTGTATACTTTTATGGATAATCATTTCAATAAGCTATCATCATTCTCGGTACCTCACTTGACAAGATTTTCGGATTGGCTGGTGCCGTATTATGACTGGATTCCCCGAGGAATCATTACTTTCCAGCCATTGTATAGCGCTGAGAGTGATATGTATGCAGGGGGATTTCAGCTTATATCCGTTGACAGTGAAACCGGCGATAAGGAAGTGCTTTTCGAAGATATGGAAAATGCGCCGCTCAGCTGTTCACCCGACGGGAAAGCCTGTTTAACAGGTTTCTATCTTGAGGAACTGATAATGACCGGCAGAAAAGAGGTCATTCGGTTAGTTGAACAGAACGAGTAA
- a CDS encoding MTH1187 family thiamine-binding protein yields MAIADVTVIPIGTETPSVSSYVADIQRVLKKYEESGTIRFQLTPMNTIIEGELSDLFEVIQAMHEVPFEKGLMRVATNIRIDDRRDVKRKMEEKVQRVESRLNS; encoded by the coding sequence ATGGCAATCGCAGATGTTACAGTCATTCCAATTGGAACGGAAACACCAAGTGTCAGCAGCTATGTGGCAGACATTCAGCGTGTATTAAAAAAATACGAGGAAAGCGGCACAATTCGATTTCAGCTGACACCTATGAATACCATTATTGAAGGGGAGCTTTCTGATTTGTTTGAGGTCATCCAGGCAATGCATGAAGTCCCTTTTGAAAAAGGCTTAATGAGAGTGGCGACAAATATCCGCATTGATGACAGAAGAGATGTTAAGAGAAAAATGGAAGAAAAGGTCCAAAGAGTTGAAAGCCGGCTTAATAGCTAA
- a CDS encoding DUF2759 domain-containing protein, whose protein sequence is MGLPIIFALVAVLAAFGAFSALKNKNFLGLVFAVGTLAVFGWFSVMTLINSGYPAVH, encoded by the coding sequence ATGGGACTACCAATCATTTTTGCATTAGTCGCAGTTCTTGCAGCTTTTGGTGCATTTAGTGCACTGAAGAACAAGAACTTCCTTGGCTTGGTTTTTGCTGTAGGAACACTTGCCGTTTTCGGATGGTTCTCTGTAATGACCTTAATTAACAGTGGATATCCTGCTGTTCACTAA